From Mugil cephalus isolate CIBA_MC_2020 chromosome 4, CIBA_Mcephalus_1.1, whole genome shotgun sequence:
gactatgaagagaaaaaagggaaaaagggaaagaaagccAAGGTGGAGAAGCCCAGCAAAAGGGGGCCAAAGAGAAAACGGGCTGCAGGTAACTTTAAATATTCTACATCTTTGAGTTTAATTATATAAATgattgaatatttaaatgttattggaTGTAAAGTTCACACAGGAGCAGTTTAAATTTATAAACTCCAGGCCTATTTCACATagttttacatataaatatcaAGAGTAATCACTAATGAATCTTGTTTCCACACCTGTAGAATTAAACTTGCTATAGTAGCATGTTTTTCTACTGATACATACACTGATGTGTATGTTGTTTTATCACACAGTACattgaattatttaataggCAATTTAGACTTAGTTAAAGTTAAGTTAAATCACGTTAATTTGATGCAGAATCTGGGTCTGTAGCTGATgtgcaccttcccagaaatgcAGGGCTTAAAATTTTGCAGCACCGTGACTGAACTCCAGTGTTTGGTGTTTGATTgcgattttaaaaaaaaatcaacatttaggaaaaaaaaaaacagccaatcagaagtagggtgggagTGGGTGTTGGAAAATTTGGTtccagaataaaaatattttatgtgctgcacatattttaatggtcagcaaacggtgacaatataccaaacttatttgTTCTGctccgagttaacctgtaacgtcAATGCTATGATatcagaagtctgaaatttcaaagctggaatatagaatttcagAGTTTTAGTGAAGGCATCATCCAAGTTTTTTCACagaagtcactgttgtcggaaagatggagagtaaaattatgaagctaggagaacgTATCGTAAattaatattactaatattaatGTTAATCACCCCCAGAAAAAAAGTTCAGGTTCAGGATTTTTTTCATACTTAAAGCCCTGGAAATGTAACTACGCACCAGGGCGacaagctgtgattggtccggtTGGTAGTagcatatttctgctttaagcTGCTTGTAGAGTATTGAGGGCCGACATGCAGTAACCTTCATGCCTTTTTTGCTTTCGCCAACATTTTGGCCGAagatctccaaacctcctcagttaatcttGTGGAATATTAATTGATACAAAACAATCAAGGTGGAGAAGCAGTTGGAAATCCGAAAGCACAAACAGGTTACTACCAAACGGACCAATCAGACAAATGGCCCCAAATGATGCTGTTGCTATGCAGTTTAGCTACTTAAGCTAACATTGGTTTCATGTACAGTAGCACATTTGTTATTTGTCTTTAAGGGAAATCTTCCAGATAATTCATATCAAATTGGGTTCAGATTGAGTCCTACTGCATATGTGAAATGTCTGAAGGATGGAAaaataggtgtgtgtgtgtagagtgttTGGTTGTGGAGAACTGAGCTTACCAGACTTTCCTATAGCCTAACAGTGTTCTAGCATTGTAACGCAAAATCAGTGCAGTCATTTAATTCCAAGATTTTGAATTGAACGGTGAAGATTATTCATGCGTTTGTTTCATCTGGCTGTAATCTTGTTTACAAGTGGAGCACAATCCGAGCTGCTAAACTCTTTATGTTGGCTTCTCATGATATTCTAAATttactttgacatttttgtgaTTACTTAAAGAACATGTCTTCTTTAGTGCCTTAAGACCTTAATTTTATGTATTCAGGAAACTTCTTGTTGTTGCCGTTGTACAATAACTCACAGAATTAATGCAAGCACCAGCTGTGTAAATACCTGCAATAgttgtacaccgatcaggcataacattatgaccgcctatctaatactgtgtaggttctgatatttcagaaaatggacatggaccttctgagaaTTGTTGTTAGTCGGGGTCATACATACTTGAtatctacttctcctgtcggtggttttaatgttgtggctgattaatATGGAAAAGTACCATTTAAAACCATAGTaccattttaaatatattaattacaaaaaattaACAGCGTTCGTCACTGCACAATTTCCCGGTGCACCAATTACACTGATGCATGCGTCAACTAATGCAAAATGGAGGAATTTGTTAAAAGCTTGTTGCTATTTCTGGTTGATttaccagaagaagaaagaagaggaagttattattattattattatcttttttaaccattttaagTCTATTCTGTTGTACTTGATCTCCTTAAAATGGCACTTCAACTTAAAATTTCGATTAATTGAGATTAATTTTTAACAAAGCCTCTAACTAATTGAATTAATTTTCTAGTCAAGTTCCTAgtttttataaatgttaaatgtgatcTAAATTGTTACATAGACTCTTTGTAAATGTACTGATAGATTATGTTTAATCTCGATTAATGAATTActagaagagaaaaaataacaatattgcaatatatcgcgatattttttcttccgatacaatatcgtttttaaatgtatcatatcgtgactcaagtatcgtgatacgtatcgtattgtTAAGTCCTGGCCAGTACCCACCCCTATTAATCACACAGAGCCACGCTGGATCAAATTTACCAAAGAGGTTTGATGGATATTAATCTTCTCATATTGAGAAAAGCTTTGGCAGAATTTCAGCAAATTCGACCAGAAGAAGTCAGTCTCAGTTTTCCACCTTTTTTAGAGATCTAAAATAATGAAGAGAGAAAGTGGGGGCCACTGACCTTACTTCAAGCTGACGAATATCTAAGCAATACCTTTACAGCCTGAGCCCTGTGCTTGATTGGCAGCTCTGCGTGTACTCTCCCATACATGCCCGGAGTTAATTCCACCCACATTCCTAGCTGACGGTGACTGATTGAGCCGTTTGCCTACAACACTCAGACATTGTGACATGCAGCTTTGATTTATTACTGTGAATAGAACGGGGTGATCAGTCGGGCTCCGTTCAGACCctgcattaacatccatcctgagCAATCTGGACAGCttaagtacaggtgtgaacacatctAGGATGCATTGAAGTCAAATTTGAGCGACCCAGTTTCAGAGAGCACATTTTGAGGTGCTCTGTAACACATTTGAGTGCATTCCTTTGTGAATCCTGGATTACATTAAAGACGACCTCCGCAGCAGGGGTGCTCTTGCATAAGCTGCGTTTTACTGCTTTCAGAAACAAACTGCTACTTTGAATGATTGGCAAAAGAAAGTGTGGTAGGTTCATTAGTgttaaaagctttttaaagCGTTTTActagctgttaactaactaaatgataaataaatctgGACTAGAATTAGCAAATGTGTGCGATTCTGTCTACTTACATAGacaaattttaattaatttttttttacatctctcaCAGTATgtttacagagcggttggcatggcaactggtggtcgccatcatgtcacatcctgcttctgtagcatcaaataactaactaaaatgaaacttatccaaactgaccttgaaaaaaaatgatttgacctgtattttagtattttactttggctcatccactaacatggaggaggtggagcttatgacctgtactgcagccagtcaccagggggagctctgctcgCTTTGGATTCACTTTAATAGAGCAGTTGTGCTGCCCATCTTGAAACAGTCTATTCTCTGTTGTCTTATTCTTATTTGCCTGCCACGCTCTAATTGGGTAAAAATGTGTGTCCTCTTGTGTAGATGACAGCGACGACGACAGGGAAGTGAGTCGAAAGCGTACAGTGCGTCAGGCGGCCTCCAAGGCTGTGTCCAAACAGAGAGAGATCCTTCTTGGTGATGGAGGCAGCGAGGACGAGGAGCACGAAGACCAAGAGGAGCCCTACCTGGACCGTACGTACAACCCGACGTACACCAACACAGCAACCAGCATGactaataattatataaacCTGGCTCCGTCACAAAGAAGATTGCCTGCAATGTGTCCTTTTCTAGTTATGCTTTATATGCACCGTGAACATTAGCTTCTATTCAGATCAGTCCAGCCTGTGTTTAGTGTGAGATTCTTactttttcccattttcccgTGCAGCTGACGAGTCTGGGAGCGACGAGGACTTCATGGTGGAGGACGATGACGACAGCGACTACGGCCGCTCCAAGAAGAGAAGCAAGAAAGTGATTCGACGGGGACGGCCagacaagaaagagaagaaaagtccCAAACCCCGACTAAAGGCTACAGGTGAGACGGACGATCGCAATTCAGCTGCGCAGCAAGTATTTATAGATTTTGTCGGAATCTCTCACTGATAGAGcaaaaaaggaaatcaaaaaGACCAGACAAACCTGTGGTTAAATGTGATGAGATTAAAGGATTGGACTGAGGCGATCATCAGAAATGCTCATGTGTCGCATTATAAATAATATGCTACGCTAACACTTTGATAGCCACCTTCATTTACTTCGTATTTTGATAAACATAACACAGTTAACAACATTTTAGTCTCTTAGCCATTAGCATGTGTAATAGACTATTGCATGTGTATAGGTCACAACTACGTACACAGATATGTAACTGGTGCAGTCGTTGACCCCTAACCTGAAGTCTGCTAGCGGCTAGATGCTATTCCAgctattaaaaacatttaagacaGTGTATGAAATGTCTGCACCTAAAATAAGAAGCCTGTGTATTTCATTTACATGAATACTAAACATAAGCTGTTGAGATGTGGTGGTCTGCGGACAAATATATtgaagattaaattaaaaatcagcaaataaaatgtatttagaaaaaacaaactgttaaatTTGAATGTAATTTGCAAGTTAGTTGTGATGAAGTTTAACTAGTTCATGCTACATTTACAGTAGTTTCCTCCTGGTTTTGaccttctctctttttaaattattgtaaATCTCTGTGACGTAAACCGATGATTCCCAACCACTGTGCCACAGGAAATTCAccaattttatttaattggtcagaaaattatcatttattttactgcagaTAATTAGTCGTGGTTCATTTATGGCaggaaaaacaattaaacactttcccactagatggcagaaggtCGATTATTAGCCTGTCAATCTACCattcaaacaacagaataagATGCGTGGAATGGGACAGCAGTGATAgagagatgaataaaatataaaggaaTATAAGTACTGTAAAACTACTGGATCCTGGAGAAAGTTCTGACCCAGATGAAGGTCCTAGTATGAGTAGTGGTCAGAAGGTGGCAAAAAAGTTCAGTTCAAGACGATACAATGaaagttttctttcctttggatttacttttagCGCGGAACCAACCAGACCATTTATTTATATGGGCTCACTAACATCAGATAAAGTCCAGATTCTACAGCTAGTGTGACATCAAACTGACAGCAGACGatctttgtttcattatttatactttaattatttatttaattgttccGGCACCGTGAGGCGTTTGATCGCGAGATACTGTCAGGTTCAATCAGTCAGTTGAGTTCACCAACGCGCAGCTTTCCCTTTCCAAACTAAcgtcactagccaatcagaagtaggtagctgggggggcggggggcgggGCCTTAGaaagcttggttgagatccagctgcaggtGGAGCCCTGAGGCGTCACACTCgtaaattactgcttccaaaattaAACTACTGCTGCGCatattttagagttttttttctcctctgagtttACCTGTAACCTGATATTGGAAGTCTGGCTTTTCCGAaatggaatatagaatttctgagttttcaTGAATGCATCATCCAAActtgcgcttttttttttttttttttaaatgaaagtcatTGTTGTCTGAAGATTCAGAGTAactttatgaagctaggaaaatgtgtcctaactgaaaacaaaggacttaaaataataagaagaattaatatgaaatgttaggatgtaaatttatGCAGTTTAGAGCTGGAATACTGCTGCACTGTAAGAGTTTACAAATAGTTTTTGTATCAATTGAagctgaataataaataaattattaattcgCTTTATTTATAGCTCTGTATActttctgtgacatttttatttagtggTGGGCCATGGATGAGGaaaggttgggaaacactggtcttaaaaaaaaacaaaaaaacatcagggTTTAAAAAGTTGCGTAATGTAAAGTtttattaacacaaatagcttctCATGCTACATTGTGAGACCACTGGTAAATTAGACCCTGTATTAACATGGGAAACGCTGTTGTAGCCTCATccatttaaagcatttaaatgtCCCCGTCTCCACAGTGACCCCCAGCCCGATGAAAGGAAAGGGGAAGGGGCGCCCCAGCACCAAGGCCGTGGAGAAGAGCTCAcccaaagaagaggaggaggaggagcccgAAAGCCccctggaggaagaggaggaggaggcagagaagaaggagaCCTCCCCAGCCCCCAAGACGACAAAGGAGGCCGcgggaggagacgaggaggaggaggacgaggaggaggaggacggctcAGAAGAGGAGGCGCCCTCTGGAGAAGACTAGAAGATGGTTCCCGTTTGAAGCCCATCCTcgacgtctctctctctgtctcttcccaacgttttttgttttattttgttgtgatTCTGCATTAGGAGAGCAACaaagtttgagttttattttttatttttttttttctgtcccgGTGGCCTGGCTCAATGGTTTGGACTTGATGTGCTTcgccccccttcctcctcctccctcctcctcctcctcccccctcctccctccccgccCTCTTTAGCGCCCTTCAACCGAGACAATGTGCTTACGTGACCATACACTATATGTAAGGAAGTTGTATCCTCAGCAGCCTCTTTCACCCCTCTATCCTCTTTATATTTTAGGTCTTTATCCTCGTGAGCATCCGTCCCGAGTGTGAACAAACCAGCTCACTAgtgtttgtttctcctctttctacTTTTACTCTTGTTTGCTTCACTGATAcgtgcaaccttttttttttttttttttttttttgtggggggtgGTTGTATCAGTAAGCAAAGCGCTGTATTTTCCAAAGCACCGTGAAGTCGACTCATGTAGGGGGCGGAGCCTGCGCCATCTCTTTGGTACTGCTTTTAACTGGGCGTGCAGCTGCTGCTTCGTAGATCAATTACAAGTCGTAGACCCGAGCGTTTGCTACACACGCCGgactgcttttgtttgttttttttttcctccagacaccgtgtgtgcgtgcgtgcgtgcgtgtgtgtgtatgcgtatGCGTGTTTTATGCTCATGATTAAATTTGTATGCTTGTGGGGTTACTTcctgtgttattgttttatttttcctctattCTCAGCCCATCAGCTGCCTTTGTGAAACACATTCTGTTGTATGTTGGGCTTTCTAATGATCTAATGATGATGCACCATGCTACGTGAAGCGACCCCCTCCATTCGAAACACacgccccccacccccgccctcccctccctccgcccTACACACCTCCCTCTGCATGGCTACAGCATCTTCTCAACATTCAGCCCCTTGTGCCAGGCACcctaaagtattttttattttttaagaaggCAAGCGCAGAGATGTCTCTTCTCcccgtttgtttttgttttgtttgcttgttttttttttttttttccttttctttgacagttaaaaacaagaatgttgtttttttttttttctcctgttggtTCATTGTTCTAATTCtctattcagatttttttttgtaatgtttgttttttaagaaaagaaataaaatgtatcttgattttaaagaaaaaatttgACCCCTTTCAATCTGTTTAGCCTGACGGTCGGAGCGGCCATCTTTCCCCTACctgtcttttcattcattttcctcctcctcctcctcctcctcctcctcctcctcctctgccactCCCATCAGCTTAATGGTTACTGTTGGTATCCATGTCTGTTTCTTCAAGGCTGTTTTTCCACATGAGTATTTCACACGGATATGTTAcctgtatttcttttgtttgtttgttttttgtacactACTGAGGCTCACAGTCGATTAAAAGCCGCCTCGGTTTGTATCTGCTACTCGTTCTCGTCTGTTACTGCCTTAATTTTCATTGAGTTGAGTTTCGGTAGTGGCTCTGACATCACCACTGGAGGCCCGAGAATGTAATCTGTTCCTCACGTTTTAGGTATTTGCTACaagagggcaaaaaaaaaaaaaaattaggctTAAAACTAGTCGGCGATTTGTATGATCATCCAAAGCCATACGCGATCTTAAAACTAGTGACTCGGAGATCAGGTGCAGCACTCGTGAGACGAACCCGTTTTGCGATGAGTAGCGTTTGacatcaaagcaaaaaaaagcaaaaaaaaaatatataaaaataaaaaaaaagtgctattGCGATCTTGggaatgtgttttcatgttgagTCGTCCCAAGTCTGCAATAGGGAGTCAGTCCTGGATGCCTGCAGGACACACTTGAACCTAGTCCTTGGTTTAGAAGCACATTGGATTGTTTTTCCGAGTCCTCGTTAGCAGGTTAGTGTGTTTTCCAGCTCCTAAATTGGCGCCAACTCTGTACCGTCATTTTAACATGATTGGACTTGAATAAGAACATAttaagaggaaaagaaaaaaaaagtatttctacAGATTTAAAGCTCCGAGAGCTGTTTGCAGTACGATCAAATACTGTCTTGTAGTTAACAGCACTGAGGGCTTGAATGAGGTACCTCTTCATAATCCTAAAAGAGGCACATGGCATAAGGCTATGaatttctcctctttcatccGTTCTACGGTTTCTTATGTTGtactgtttctttcttttgtttttttttttgttgttttctatcAACCTTCAGTTGTACTGGCAATGTAAATGTAAGCCAAATTGTGATTCCTACAGGAGACCAAGTGGAGAAGCTTTTGTCAGTAGTGCGGGAAAGGATCGCTGAACTCTTGAATCTTTTTGcatgttgtggaaaaaaaaaagtgtgacgcgacgatgatgatgatgacgatgctGATGCTGGTAATGGCAATATTGTGGTCttacaaaaaaagaagtattAACGACGATGTTGATAATGTTTTGGTTTCCCAGCTTCTAATAAAGGCAACCTACTTTTTATACAGATTAAACTACTTGTTTTGTGACGTT
This genomic window contains:
- the nucks1a gene encoding nuclear ubiquitous casein and cyclin-dependent kinase substrate 1a, which gives rise to MSRPVRNRKVVNYSQFNESDDADEEYGDDKPKKVRTAPREPKHKRSKNSQDDSEDSDDKLSKSKNDSADDFGSEEEDNEFGEEEEEDGGSDYEEKKGKKGKKAKVEKPSKRGPKRKRAADDSDDDREVSRKRTVRQAASKAVSKQREILLGDGGSEDEEHEDQEEPYLDPDESGSDEDFMVEDDDDSDYGRSKKRSKKVIRRGRPDKKEKKSPKPRLKATVTPSPMKGKGKGRPSTKAVEKSSPKEEEEEEPESPLEEEEEEAEKKETSPAPKTTKEAAGGDEEEEDEEEEDGSEEEAPSGED